One Prunus dulcis chromosome 7, ALMONDv2, whole genome shotgun sequence DNA segment encodes these proteins:
- the LOC117635658 gene encoding salicylic acid-binding protein 2-like has translation MVMRRKMEHLKNKSFLFCLLLICLAKICTSLPSNYPQNQTQTSPSGKKHFVLIHGAGLGAWSWYKVATLLKDSGHNVTALDLGASGINPIQIQQLRSISQYVEPLTKLMVSLSPKERIILVGHSMGGAVISTFMERFPEKIAAAVYVTAFMSGPTLNYSTILTEVNKRLDYLDTQYRYDNGTNNPPTSFLIGPKALALKFYQLSPAQDKTLVSSLIRFSPLFNYDVIKLTKEKYGSVRRVFIVSGQDQTIVLDVQNYIIRNNPPDEVKVISDSDHLVMISRPLNLFYHLQNIAEKYS, from the exons ATGGTAATGAGAAGGAAAATGGAGCACTTGAAAAACAagtcttttctcttttgtctCTTACTTATTTGCTTGGCAAAAATTTGTACCTCATTGCCATCTAATTACCctcaaaaccaaacccaaacTAGCCCAAGTGGGAAGAAGCATTTTGTGTTGATTCATGGAGCTGGTCTAGGAGCATGGTCTTGGTATAAGGTGGCAACTTTACTCAAAGATTCAGGCCACAATGTCACAGCCCTAGACTTGGGAGCATCTGGGATCAACCCAATTCAGATACAACAACTTCGTTCGATCTCGCAATATGTTGAGCCATTGACAAAGCTCATGGTGTCTCTTTCACCAAAGGAGAGGATCATCCTCGTAGGTCACAGCATGGGTGGAGCAGTCATATCTACTTTCATGGAGAGATTTCCTGAGAAAATTGCTGCTGCAGTATACGTCACGGCTTTCATGTCTGGTCCTACTCTCAATTACTCGACTATATTGACAGAG GTTAATAAAAGATTGGACTATTTGGACACTCAATATAGATACGATAATGGGACCAACAACCCTCCAACTTCCTTTCTTATTGGGCCTAAGGCCTTGGCGTTGAAGTTTTACCAGCTCTCCCCAGCACAG GATAAAACGCTAGTGTCCTCTTTGATAAGATTTTCTCCTCTCTTCAATTATGATGTAATAAAGCTCACCAAGGAGAAATATGGATCGGTTCGTAGAGTATTCATTGTGTCTGGGCAAGACCAGACAATAGTGCTGGATGTGCAGAATTACATTATCAGGAACAATCCACCAGATGAAGTGAAAGTGATTAGCGATTCTGATCACCTGGTCATGATCTCTAGACCATTGAATCTCTTCTACCACCTCCAAAACATTGCTGAGAAATATTCTTAG